The following coding sequences are from one Methanosarcina sp. WWM596 window:
- the nadE gene encoding NAD(+) synthase, protein MQVKEELNVNIKEELNRDADKLAERLRGFIREQVTAFKKKGVVLGVSGGIDSAVALTLCVQEFGKENVYGLLLPEKESAPSSKILGAEVCENLGVSYEEVPISPIIEALDIYNKKEQIIKKTCPEYDPKIHKTSLVLPDFLNQGLLNVPHIRLIKDGETVAKHRLKANDYLELIGLQGVKQRSRMVVQYIYAEKMNYVVCGTTNKTELVLGQFVKYGDGGVDLEPLADCYKTQIYALAKHLGVNEEIIKRPPSADTWSHYTTDEEFYWRMPMHIIDQLLYAQEHKLSLEITEKNTGMPRDTIEKAWKHIERVKDTTEYIRAAPPIFYLDM, encoded by the coding sequence ATGCAGGTAAAGGAAGAACTTAATGTTAATATAAAGGAAGAACTCAACAGAGATGCTGATAAGCTTGCTGAAAGACTCAGGGGCTTTATAAGAGAGCAGGTCACGGCTTTTAAGAAAAAAGGAGTGGTTTTAGGGGTTTCGGGGGGTATTGATTCAGCTGTAGCTCTTACGCTTTGCGTACAGGAATTCGGAAAGGAAAACGTATATGGTCTACTTCTTCCGGAAAAAGAATCGGCTCCTTCAAGCAAAATTCTGGGGGCAGAAGTCTGTGAAAACCTGGGAGTTTCATATGAGGAAGTTCCTATTTCTCCAATCATTGAAGCTCTTGACATTTACAACAAAAAGGAACAGATTATAAAAAAGACCTGTCCGGAATACGACCCCAAAATACATAAAACCTCACTCGTGCTGCCTGATTTCCTGAATCAGGGATTGTTGAACGTTCCTCATATCAGGCTGATAAAAGACGGGGAAACGGTTGCCAAGCACAGGTTGAAAGCAAATGATTATCTGGAACTGATTGGGCTGCAGGGGGTCAAACAGCGATCAAGAATGGTAGTCCAATATATATATGCCGAAAAGATGAATTACGTGGTGTGCGGCACAACCAACAAGACCGAACTTGTCCTTGGTCAGTTTGTGAAATACGGGGACGGTGGCGTAGACCTCGAGCCTCTTGCAGATTGCTACAAGACTCAGATCTATGCTCTGGCAAAACACCTCGGGGTAAATGAGGAAATTATAAAGCGTCCGCCAAGTGCCGACACCTGGAGCCATTATACGACTGATGAGGAGTTCTACTGGCGTATGCCCATGCACATTATAGACCAGCTCCTGTATGCCCAGGAACATAAACTGTCTTTAGAGATTACTGAAAAGAACACCGGTATGCCCAGAGATACTATAGAAAAAGCCTGGAAGCACATTGAGAGGGTAAAAGATACCACCGAGTATATAAGGGCTGCTCCGCCTATCTTCTATCTGGACATGTAA